A DNA window from Amycolatopsis sp. DSM 110486 contains the following coding sequences:
- a CDS encoding type I polyketide synthase: MADEQELRDYLKWVTTDLHRTRQRLAELEDGATEPIAVIGMACRYPGGIKSPADLWRTVSEGVDVIGPLPDDRGWGDLDALYDPDPDNPGTCYVREGGFLTDVAEFDGGFFGISPRESTAMDPQQRLLLESCWEAVEQAGLTADALRGSRTGVYAGVSQQDYATLLASSEIGIDGYAATGIANSVLSGRVSYVLGLEGPAVTVDTACSSSLVALHLAVQALRTGECDLAFAGGATVMSTPAVLVALSRQRALGQDGRCKAFSADADGAGWSEGAGVLLVERLSDARRLGHPVLAVVRGSAVNQDGASNGLTAPNGPAQQRVIRAALAQAGLTPADVTAVEAHGTGTKLGDPIEADALLATYGQAHTPADPLWLGSVKSNLGHTQAASGVAGVIKMVEALRRRELPRTLHADERTPFVNWDSGAVELLTHARPWPVAEDGPRSVRRAGVSSFGISGTNAHVVLEEAPAGQTPVAGPAPALLPWVLSAHSPAALRGQAERVAARVRADADLDVADLGFALATTRTALEHRAAVVGEDREGLLRGLDAIASGGRADGVVDGTAVGGKVVFVFPGQSSQWRGMGRHLLESSEVFAESAQRCAREIERLVDWRVLDVLRDEPGAASLDRIDVIQPVLFTMMVSLAEVWRSLGVVPDAVVGHSQGEIAAAYLSGGLSLTDAVRVVVLRSKAWVPLEGKGGMASALLSPAEAEARIEKWGDRLSVAAKNSPQSCAVAGEAQACDEFVEACLADGIRARRLHGIGGAAGHSRGVEVVRDHILDVLAPVAPVSGTVAFYSTVTAGPLDTTELDHTYWYRNMREPVAFEGAVRELLADGHRHFLEMSPHPLLALSLQQTIDDAGVTARVVSSLRRDEGELARLLRSVAQANANGVALDWDRVFGGARPRIDLPTYAFQRSRHWSDVRAETADVSAAGLDAAEHPMLGALVRLADGDGIVLSGRISVRTHEWLAGHRVGNDVIFPGTGLVELAIFAGDQVGAGRLEELVLHTPLVVPDGAGVFVQVRVEAPDESGQRAIGVYSRPAGTGLDPVWTRHAAGTVTAPGAATAALPPGQWPPSDVDTVDVGAHYERMTGSGYGYGPQFRALSALWHRGREVFAEVSLGADLPVDGFGIHPALFDSALHAMYVLGSGQDGVRLPFTWTGVQLHAAGAGRLRVRMTARDDDSASVELFDETGLPVLTAESLVVRPLRDTARPDRADSLYQVRWQPMPIAEPVSVAVLGDCPSPDGAVVVADLAGVTAALPAGGHVLHRIAPAGPGEIPWQPAESALEFVQTWLADEAFADTRLVLVTRGGVGVTDEDVPDPGAAGVWGLVRSAQSEHPGRLVLADLDDTAESLAALPGALGTGEDQLALRGGALLVPRLVNWDPGQKLLPPAGEAAWRLTNTRPGTFEGLELLPYPEALAPLGPRAVRLRIHAAGINFKDVVVALNLVPGLTGLGGEVAGEVLEIGDEVTSVAVGDRVLGLSTETFGPIGTTDERYLVGVPEGWGWVEAASVPVAYLTAYLGLTELAKIGPGSTVLIHAAAGGVGTAAVQIARHSGATVYATASPGKHAAVIAAGVPAERVFNSRTADFEDEVRAATQGRGVDLVLNCLTGELTDAGLRLVAPGGFFLELGKTDRRDPGTVHTGYPGIRYQAYDLRDLTPDDTHTLLKRLTALFGEGQLTPPRVTAYDVRQARTAFRHLAQATLTGKAVLTMPAADPLSGTVLITGGTGTLGSLLARHLATHHRTPHLHLVSRRGRAAPGATALEHDLEQLGTTVTITAADVTDPETLTGLIAGTDDLTAIVHTAAALLDTPFHTQTPATLTTTAHPKVTPALTIHHHGHRPPPTLITFSSLAATMGGPGQANYAAANAMLDALAQHRRAQGLPSLSLAWGFWEQRSEMSAHLDEVDMSRLSRGGVLPLSTEEGLALFDLALRTGEPFLVPAKLDVGRLASSTEPVPAMLRALVRRPERRRIRATASAGEESLRDRLAAMTEGERRRSVLALVRDNAATVLGYGDADAIGADRAFKELGFDSLTAVEFRNRLTTATALKLPVTLVFDHPTPDELTEFLHTELLGDTPAAPAVPVRATPVVSEVDDPVVIVGMACRYPGGVASPDELWQLVLDERDAVGGFPADRGWTGPERAGGFLTEAASFDAGFFSITPREALTMDPQQRVLLEISWEAIERAGVAPSSLRGSKTGVFVGASAQGYATLFAPGSENMTGYGVTGTSTSVVSGRVSYALGLEGPAVTVDTACSSSLVALHMAARSLRSGECDLALAGGVAIMAGPFLFDDFAKQGGLAEDGRCKAFDASADGTGWSEGAGVLVLERLSAARRAGHRVLAVLRGSAINQDGASNGLTAPSGPAQQRVMRAALADAGLDPSDVDAVEAHGTGTVLGDPIEAQAVLAVYGQDRAGTGPLRLGSLKSNIGHSQAAAGVGGVIKMVHALTEGVLPKTLHLTEPTPFVDWTDGAVELLTTAQPWAGDRRRAAVSSFGISGTNAHVILEQAPDLAAPAGPEAVTTLPALPWVLSGHDETALRAQAHRLHEYLERNPELSSVDVAWSLATSRGPLACRLGLLAADRTAALAALAGYAAGEAPREIFAGTSATGGPAFVFSGQGAQRPGMGAQLYDTFPVFAAAFDEVCAQVDEPMGASLRELVFRADAAELDRTAVAQPALFAVEVALYRLVESWGVTPDYVLGHSVGEITAAHVAGVLSLADAAAMVVARGRLMQALPAGGGMLAVAAPEAQVRALLGDGPVVIAAVNGPAAVVLAGPLPALAEIRVRVEAAGYRARELAVSHAFHSPLMAPMLGEFEAVLGELTYRPPRIPVVSAVTGAVADADELCSPGYWVRQVERTVRFADGVSALGRAGVRAVLELGPSGALAAAAGEVLDRDLPAAALTCVGAARRDRPEVESLLGAVLGLHVHGCAVDWASVLGGTGGRTIPLPTYAFQRRRYWPDHERGARADLGSAGLRGTGHPLLAAEVAAAGGESIFTGELSAAALPWLADHVVGGRILFPATGFAELALVAGQAVGCETLDELTLAAPLVLPPREGVQVQVVVGVPDEDGARAVTVYARPEEGEWTAHGRGFLRHESAPAPAAAPGAWPPAGAVPVDVTTFHENLAEAGFAYGPAFRGLRTAWRRGGEIFAEVAAPPAVAGGEAAFALHPALLDAALQILAFRPSAPAGGRPQLPFSWRGVTVHRRGAGELRVRLTEAGPDTVSVQLDDAAGQPVARVDALALREAVLDRLGGGTPGGALFTVDWSPAPEPEEAGDPAGAVPGILEAPVPPDASGESAPGETAPGETVAERVHDAVHETLRLVRARRADGPILVRTSAAVRVGAGDSAPDPAAAAAWGVLRSARLEHPDRFVLVDSEGALDDVMAGRALAVARTTGETEFALRDGQLLVPRLVKTVADAPAAVAPFGPDPAAGTVLVTGATGLLGGWVARHLVAEHGVRHLLLAARSAAGAADSALARDLAALGATARFAACDVTDREQLARLVEAIPAERPLTSVVHVAGVVRDGVLETLGTEQVDEVLRAKVDAVAHLHELTRELPLSSFVVFSSLAGTLGSAGQANYAAANAAVDALCEQRHEAGLPACSLAWGPWEGSGGMVAALAESDRRRIERGGLRPLTEEQGLALFDRGLGAGQAVVVPVRVDTRALEELPAGAVPALLRGLVRPGRAVTAPAVGPALRDRLAGLSELDRITTLVDLVRSEAAATAALAVPEVSAGKTFATVGFDSLMALELRNRLTQVTGLRLPATMIFDHPTPAALAEFLRAELKLDPVPVLTPALTALAALEEVALGPDADGGEHVAVAARLRLLLAQLEDRSAGAAPDRVPDADLASVSAEELLDMIGDEFGIR, encoded by the coding sequence ATGGCCGATGAGCAGGAGCTCCGGGACTACCTGAAGTGGGTCACGACCGACCTGCACCGGACCCGGCAGCGGCTGGCCGAGCTGGAGGACGGAGCCACCGAGCCGATCGCCGTCATCGGCATGGCGTGCCGTTACCCGGGCGGGATCAAGTCGCCCGCCGATCTGTGGCGCACGGTCTCCGAGGGCGTCGACGTGATCGGGCCGCTCCCGGACGACCGCGGGTGGGGAGATCTGGACGCGCTCTACGATCCCGACCCGGACAACCCCGGCACGTGCTACGTGCGTGAAGGCGGCTTCCTGACCGATGTGGCGGAGTTCGACGGCGGGTTCTTCGGGATCTCGCCCCGCGAGTCGACCGCGATGGACCCCCAGCAGCGGCTCCTGCTGGAATCCTGCTGGGAGGCCGTGGAACAGGCCGGCCTTACCGCGGACGCGTTGCGCGGCAGCCGCACCGGGGTGTACGCCGGAGTGTCGCAACAGGACTACGCGACGCTGCTGGCGTCGTCGGAGATCGGCATCGACGGGTACGCCGCGACCGGCATCGCGAACAGCGTCCTGTCCGGCCGGGTGTCGTACGTGCTCGGGCTGGAGGGCCCGGCGGTCACCGTGGACACCGCGTGCTCGTCGTCGCTCGTGGCGCTGCACCTCGCGGTTCAGGCCTTGCGCACCGGTGAATGCGATCTCGCGTTCGCCGGTGGTGCCACGGTGATGTCGACCCCCGCGGTCCTCGTCGCGCTGTCGCGCCAGCGCGCGCTCGGCCAGGACGGGCGGTGCAAGGCCTTCTCGGCCGACGCCGACGGCGCGGGCTGGAGCGAGGGCGCCGGTGTGCTGCTCGTGGAACGGCTGTCCGACGCCCGGCGGCTGGGCCATCCCGTGCTGGCCGTGGTGCGCGGGAGCGCGGTGAATCAGGATGGCGCGTCGAACGGCCTGACCGCCCCGAACGGCCCCGCGCAGCAGCGGGTGATCCGCGCTGCGCTGGCGCAGGCCGGGCTGACGCCGGCCGACGTGACGGCTGTCGAGGCACACGGCACCGGCACGAAACTCGGCGATCCGATCGAAGCGGACGCGCTGCTCGCCACCTACGGCCAGGCCCACACACCGGCCGACCCGCTGTGGCTGGGCTCGGTGAAGTCGAACCTCGGCCACACGCAGGCCGCGTCCGGGGTGGCCGGGGTGATCAAGATGGTCGAGGCGCTGCGCCGCCGCGAGCTGCCCCGGACCCTGCACGCCGACGAGCGGACTCCGTTCGTGAACTGGGATTCCGGTGCCGTCGAGCTGCTCACGCACGCCCGTCCGTGGCCGGTCGCCGAAGACGGGCCGCGTTCGGTGCGCCGCGCCGGGGTGTCGTCGTTCGGCATCAGCGGGACCAATGCGCACGTCGTGCTCGAGGAGGCACCGGCCGGCCAGACGCCGGTCGCCGGCCCGGCCCCCGCGTTGCTGCCGTGGGTGCTGTCCGCGCACTCACCGGCCGCGCTGCGCGGGCAGGCCGAGCGGGTGGCCGCCCGGGTCCGTGCGGACGCGGACCTCGACGTGGCGGATCTCGGGTTCGCGCTCGCGACCACGAGGACGGCTCTCGAACACCGCGCCGCCGTGGTGGGCGAGGACCGCGAAGGCCTGCTGCGCGGGCTGGACGCGATCGCGAGCGGCGGCCGCGCGGACGGTGTGGTCGACGGCACGGCCGTCGGGGGCAAGGTCGTGTTCGTCTTCCCTGGCCAGAGCTCGCAGTGGCGGGGGATGGGCCGGCACCTCCTGGAGTCCTCGGAGGTGTTCGCCGAGTCGGCGCAGCGGTGCGCCCGGGAGATCGAGCGGCTGGTCGACTGGCGCGTGCTCGACGTGCTGCGTGACGAGCCGGGCGCCGCCTCGCTCGACCGGATCGACGTGATCCAGCCGGTCCTGTTCACCATGATGGTGTCGCTGGCCGAGGTCTGGCGTTCGCTGGGTGTGGTGCCGGACGCCGTCGTCGGCCATTCGCAGGGCGAGATCGCGGCGGCCTATCTCAGCGGCGGGCTCTCGCTCACCGACGCCGTCCGCGTGGTGGTGCTGCGCAGCAAGGCGTGGGTTCCCTTGGAGGGCAAGGGCGGGATGGCGTCGGCTCTGTTGTCGCCCGCCGAGGCCGAGGCCCGGATCGAGAAGTGGGGCGACCGGCTTTCGGTGGCCGCGAAGAACAGTCCGCAATCGTGCGCGGTGGCCGGTGAGGCGCAGGCGTGCGACGAGTTCGTCGAGGCGTGCCTCGCGGATGGGATCCGTGCGCGCCGGCTCCACGGGATCGGTGGTGCGGCAGGACATTCGCGTGGGGTCGAGGTGGTGCGCGACCACATCCTCGACGTGCTGGCGCCGGTGGCGCCGGTGTCCGGCACGGTGGCTTTCTACTCGACGGTGACCGCGGGGCCGCTCGACACCACGGAGCTGGACCACACCTACTGGTACCGCAACATGCGGGAGCCCGTCGCGTTCGAGGGCGCCGTGCGCGAGCTGCTGGCCGACGGCCACCGGCATTTTCTCGAGATGAGCCCGCACCCGTTGCTCGCGTTGTCGCTGCAGCAGACCATCGACGACGCCGGCGTGACGGCGCGGGTGGTCAGCAGCCTCCGCCGGGACGAGGGTGAGCTCGCCCGGCTGCTGCGGTCGGTCGCGCAGGCGAACGCGAACGGCGTCGCGCTTGACTGGGACCGGGTCTTCGGTGGTGCGCGGCCGCGGATCGACCTGCCGACGTACGCGTTCCAGCGGAGCCGGCACTGGTCGGACGTGCGCGCGGAGACCGCAGACGTGTCGGCCGCGGGGCTGGACGCGGCCGAGCACCCGATGCTCGGCGCACTGGTCCGGCTGGCCGACGGCGACGGGATCGTGCTCAGCGGGCGGATCTCGGTGCGGACCCACGAGTGGCTGGCGGGCCACCGCGTCGGCAACGACGTGATCTTCCCGGGCACCGGGTTGGTGGAACTCGCGATCTTCGCGGGCGACCAGGTCGGCGCCGGCCGTCTGGAGGAGCTCGTGCTGCACACGCCCCTGGTCGTGCCCGACGGGGCCGGGGTGTTCGTGCAGGTGCGGGTGGAAGCCCCGGACGAGTCGGGGCAGCGGGCGATCGGTGTCTACTCGCGCCCGGCCGGTACCGGGCTCGATCCCGTGTGGACCCGGCACGCCGCAGGCACCGTCACCGCCCCCGGTGCCGCGACGGCCGCGCTGCCGCCGGGGCAATGGCCACCGTCCGATGTGGATACTGTCGATGTCGGTGCGCACTACGAGCGGATGACCGGGTCCGGCTACGGGTACGGCCCGCAGTTCCGTGCCCTGTCGGCATTGTGGCACCGCGGCCGGGAAGTCTTCGCGGAGGTGAGCCTCGGCGCGGACCTGCCGGTCGACGGGTTCGGCATCCACCCGGCGTTGTTCGACTCCGCCCTGCACGCGATGTACGTGCTCGGCTCCGGCCAGGACGGCGTGCGGCTGCCGTTCACGTGGACGGGTGTCCAGCTGCACGCCGCCGGGGCCGGCCGGCTGCGAGTGCGGATGACCGCGCGTGACGACGACTCGGCGTCGGTCGAGCTGTTCGACGAAACCGGGCTTCCCGTCCTCACCGCGGAATCGCTGGTGGTCCGCCCACTGCGCGACACCGCCCGGCCGGACCGGGCCGATTCGCTGTACCAGGTTCGCTGGCAGCCGATGCCGATCGCGGAACCGGTGTCGGTCGCCGTGCTCGGCGACTGCCCCTCGCCCGACGGCGCGGTCGTGGTCGCGGACCTCGCCGGCGTTACCGCCGCACTCCCGGCCGGCGGCCACGTCCTGCACCGGATCGCACCGGCCGGACCGGGTGAAATTCCTTGGCAACCGGCCGAATCCGCGCTGGAGTTCGTACAGACGTGGCTCGCGGACGAGGCCTTCGCCGATACCCGGCTGGTGCTCGTCACCCGCGGCGGCGTCGGCGTGACGGACGAGGACGTGCCCGATCCCGGTGCCGCCGGTGTCTGGGGCCTCGTGCGGTCGGCGCAGTCGGAACACCCGGGCCGGCTCGTGCTCGCGGACCTCGACGACACGGCCGAGTCGCTCGCCGCACTGCCCGGCGCGCTCGGCACCGGAGAAGATCAGCTCGCCTTGCGTGGTGGGGCTTTGCTCGTGCCGCGGCTCGTGAACTGGGACCCCGGGCAGAAGCTGCTGCCGCCGGCGGGCGAAGCCGCGTGGCGGCTCACGAACACCCGGCCGGGCACCTTCGAAGGACTGGAGCTCCTGCCGTACCCGGAGGCGCTGGCACCGCTCGGGCCGCGCGCGGTCCGGCTGCGGATCCACGCGGCCGGCATCAACTTCAAGGACGTCGTGGTCGCGTTGAACCTCGTGCCGGGGCTGACCGGCCTCGGCGGTGAGGTGGCCGGTGAGGTCCTCGAGATCGGCGACGAGGTCACGTCGGTCGCGGTCGGAGACCGCGTGCTCGGCCTGAGCACGGAGACGTTCGGTCCGATCGGGACCACCGACGAGCGGTACCTCGTGGGGGTTCCGGAGGGCTGGGGCTGGGTGGAAGCGGCGTCGGTCCCCGTCGCCTACCTGACCGCGTACCTGGGCCTGACGGAGCTCGCGAAGATCGGGCCGGGTTCGACGGTGCTGATCCACGCCGCCGCGGGTGGCGTGGGGACCGCAGCCGTGCAGATCGCGCGCCATTCGGGGGCCACGGTGTACGCCACCGCCAGCCCCGGCAAACACGCCGCCGTCATCGCGGCCGGTGTCCCGGCGGAGCGGGTGTTCAACTCCCGGACCGCGGATTTCGAGGATGAGGTGCGAGCCGCGACGCAGGGCCGGGGGGTGGACCTCGTCCTCAACTGCCTGACCGGTGAGCTCACCGACGCCGGCCTGCGTCTCGTCGCCCCCGGCGGCTTTTTCCTGGAGCTCGGCAAAACCGACCGGCGCGATCCCGGCACCGTCCACACCGGCTACCCGGGGATCCGTTACCAGGCCTACGATCTGCGCGACCTGACTCCGGACGACACCCACACCCTCCTGAAGCGGCTGACCGCCCTGTTCGGCGAAGGGCAGCTCACTCCTCCGCGGGTCACCGCCTACGACGTCCGCCAGGCCCGGACCGCGTTCCGCCACCTCGCACAGGCCACCCTCACGGGCAAAGCGGTGCTGACCATGCCGGCCGCCGATCCGCTGTCAGGGACCGTGCTCATCACCGGTGGCACCGGCACCCTCGGCTCGTTGCTGGCCCGCCACCTCGCGACCCACCACCGCACCCCGCACCTGCACCTGGTCTCCCGCCGCGGCCGCGCCGCTCCCGGCGCCACCGCGCTCGAACACGACCTCGAACAACTCGGCACCACGGTCACCATCACCGCCGCCGACGTCACCGACCCGGAGACGCTCACCGGCCTCATCGCCGGTACCGACGACCTCACGGCGATCGTCCACACCGCGGCCGCCCTCCTCGACACCCCCTTCCACACTCAGACTCCCGCCACCCTCACCACCACGGCGCACCCCAAAGTCACGCCGGCGCTGACGATCCACCACCACGGCCACCGGCCTCCGCCGACCCTCATCACCTTTTCCTCCCTGGCCGCGACGATGGGCGGTCCGGGGCAGGCCAACTACGCGGCGGCGAACGCGATGCTCGACGCGCTGGCGCAGCACCGCCGGGCTCAGGGCCTGCCGTCGCTTTCCCTCGCCTGGGGTTTCTGGGAGCAGCGCAGCGAAATGTCGGCGCACCTGGACGAGGTGGACATGAGCCGGCTCAGCCGGGGTGGCGTGCTGCCGCTGTCCACAGAGGAGGGTCTCGCGCTGTTCGACCTGGCGCTGCGCACCGGCGAACCGTTCCTCGTCCCGGCGAAGCTGGACGTCGGACGACTCGCCTCGTCGACCGAACCGGTACCCGCGATGCTGCGGGCCCTTGTGCGCCGGCCGGAGCGCCGGCGGATCCGTGCCACCGCCTCGGCCGGCGAGGAATCACTGCGCGACCGGCTCGCCGCCATGACCGAGGGCGAGCGCCGCCGGAGTGTGCTCGCCCTTGTGCGGGACAACGCCGCCACCGTGCTCGGGTACGGCGACGCCGACGCGATCGGCGCGGACCGCGCGTTCAAGGAGCTCGGTTTCGACTCCCTCACGGCCGTGGAGTTCCGCAACCGCCTCACTACGGCCACCGCGCTCAAACTCCCCGTGACCCTCGTTTTCGACCACCCGACACCGGACGAGCTCACCGAGTTCCTCCACACAGAGCTGCTCGGTGACACCCCGGCCGCGCCCGCCGTGCCGGTGCGGGCCACACCGGTGGTGTCCGAAGTGGACGATCCGGTGGTGATCGTGGGCATGGCGTGCCGGTATCCCGGCGGGGTCGCCTCGCCCGACGAGCTGTGGCAGCTCGTGCTCGACGAGCGCGACGCGGTCGGCGGTTTCCCGGCCGACCGCGGCTGGACCGGGCCGGAGCGGGCCGGTGGGTTCCTCACCGAGGCCGCTTCGTTCGACGCCGGCTTCTTCTCGATCACGCCCCGCGAAGCACTGACCATGGATCCGCAGCAACGCGTGCTGCTCGAGATCTCCTGGGAGGCGATCGAGCGGGCCGGAGTCGCTCCCAGTTCATTGCGGGGCAGCAAGACGGGGGTGTTCGTCGGTGCCTCCGCCCAGGGGTACGCCACGCTGTTCGCGCCCGGCTCGGAGAACATGACCGGCTACGGCGTCACCGGGACGTCGACGAGCGTCGTGTCGGGCCGCGTCTCCTACGCGCTGGGACTCGAAGGCCCGGCGGTCACCGTGGACACCGCCTGTTCCTCGTCGCTGGTCGCCCTGCACATGGCGGCGCGGTCGCTGCGCTCGGGTGAGTGCGACCTCGCGCTGGCGGGGGGCGTCGCGATCATGGCCGGCCCGTTCCTGTTCGACGACTTCGCCAAGCAGGGCGGGCTCGCGGAAGACGGCCGGTGCAAGGCCTTCGACGCCTCGGCCGACGGCACCGGCTGGTCGGAGGGCGCGGGCGTGCTGGTGCTGGAGCGGCTTTCGGCCGCCCGCCGCGCCGGGCACCGGGTGCTCGCCGTGCTGCGGGGTTCCGCGATCAACCAGGACGGCGCGTCGAACGGGCTGACCGCGCCCAGCGGCCCCGCGCAGCAGCGCGTGATGCGGGCGGCGCTCGCCGACGCGGGCCTCGACCCGTCCGATGTGGACGCGGTCGAGGCGCACGGCACCGGCACCGTGCTCGGGGACCCGATCGAGGCCCAGGCGGTTCTCGCGGTGTACGGCCAGGACCGCGCGGGCACCGGGCCGCTGCGGCTCGGCTCGCTGAAATCGAACATCGGCCATTCCCAGGCCGCGGCGGGGGTCGGCGGGGTGATCAAGATGGTGCACGCGCTCACCGAGGGCGTGCTGCCGAAGACCTTGCACCTGACCGAACCCACGCCGTTCGTGGACTGGACCGACGGTGCGGTCGAGCTCCTCACGACCGCGCAGCCGTGGGCCGGAGACCGGCGGCGTGCGGCGGTGTCCTCCTTCGGGATCAGCGGAACCAACGCCCACGTCATCCTCGAACAGGCGCCCGATCTCGCCGCCCCTGCGGGCCCGGAAGCAGTGACCACGCTGCCGGCCCTGCCCTGGGTTCTTTCCGGACACGACGAGACCGCGCTTCGGGCTCAGGCCCACCGGCTGCACGAGTACCTGGAGCGGAACCCGGAACTGTCCTCTGTGGATGTCGCATGGTCGTTGGCCACCAGCCGCGGCCCGCTCGCCTGCCGGCTCGGCCTGCTCGCCGCCGACCGGACGGCCGCGCTCGCGGCTCTGGCGGGGTACGCCGCCGGTGAGGCGCCGCGAGAGATCTTCGCGGGCACCTCGGCGACCGGCGGTCCGGCCTTCGTGTTCTCCGGCCAGGGCGCCCAGCGGCCCGGGATGGGCGCGCAGCTCTACGACACGTTCCCGGTGTTCGCGGCGGCCTTCGACGAGGTCTGCGCACAGGTCGACGAGCCGATGGGCGCGTCGCTGCGGGAGCTGGTTTTCCGCGCTGACGCGGCGGAACTGGACCGCACGGCCGTGGCCCAGCCGGCGTTGTTCGCGGTCGAGGTGGCGCTGTACCGGCTGGTCGAGTCGTGGGGCGTCACGCCGGACTACGTGCTCGGGCACTCGGTCGGCGAGATCACGGCCGCGCATGTCGCCGGCGTGCTGAGCCTGGCCGATGCGGCCGCGATGGTCGTCGCCCGCGGCCGGCTGATGCAGGCGCTGCCGGCCGGCGGCGGCATGCTGGCGGTGGCCGCTCCGGAAGCCCAGGTGCGCGCCCTGCTCGGCGACGGTCCCGTGGTGATCGCCGCGGTGAACGGCCCGGCCGCCGTAGTGCTGGCCGGACCGTTGCCCGCGCTTGCCGAGATCCGGGTCCGCGTCGAGGCGGCCGGGTACCGGGCGCGGGAGCTGGCGGTCAGCCACGCGTTCCACTCGCCGCTGATGGCGCCGATGCTCGGCGAGTTCGAGGCCGTGCTCGGCGAGCTGACGTACCGGCCGCCGCGGATCCCGGTCGTGTCCGCCGTGACCGGCGCGGTCGCGGACGCCGACGAGCTGTGCTCACCCGGGTATTGGGTCCGGCAGGTCGAACGGACCGTCCGCTTCGCCGACGGCGTCAGTGCCCTGGGGCGCGCCGGGGTCCGGGCGGTCCTGGAGCTCGGTCCCTCCGGCGCGCTCGCGGCGGCCGCGGGCGAAGTGCTCGACCGCGACCTGCCCGCTGCCGCTCTCACCTGTGTGGGGGCGGCGCGCCGGGACCGGCCCGAGGTGGAGAGCCTGCTCGGCGCAGTGCTCGGACTGCACGTGCACGGCTGTGCGGTCGACTGGGCCTCGGTCCTCGGCGGCACGGGCGGGCGGACGATTCCGCTGCCGACGTACGCGTTCCAGCGGCGCCGGTACTGGCCCGACCACGAACGGGGCGCACGCGCGGATCTCGGCTCGGCCGGGCTGCGCGGCACCGGGCATCCGTTGCTGGCGGCGGAGGTCGCCGCCGCGGGCGGCGAGTCGATCTTCACCGGCGAGTTGTCCGCGGCCGCGCTGCCGTGGCTCGCGGACCACGTCGTCGGCGGCCGGATCCTGTTCCCCGCCACCGGTTTCGCGGAGCTGGCGCTGGTCGCCGGACAAGCGGTGGGCTGCGAGACCCTCGACGAGCTCACCCTGGCCGCGCCACTCGTGCTGCCGCCGCGTGAGGGCGTGCAGGTGCAGGTCGTGGTCGGCGTGCCCGACGAGGACGGCGCGCGGGCCGTGACGGTGTACGCGCGGCCGGAAGAAGGGGAGTGGACCGCGCACGGCCGCGGTTTCCTGCGGCACGAGTCCGCGCCGGCGCCGGCGGCGGCACCCGGTGCGTGGCCGCCGGCCGGGGCGGTCCCGGTTGACGTCACGACGTTCCACGAGAACCTGGCCGAGGCCGGATTCGCCTACGGGCCGGCGTTCCGAGGCCTGCGGACGGCGTGGCGACGCGGTGGCGAGATCTTCGCCGAGGTCGCGGCGCCGCCCGCGGTGGCCGGCGGAGAAGCGGCGTTCGCCCTGCACCCGGCTCTGCTGGACGCCGCCCTGCAGATCCTCGCGTTCCGCCCGTCCGCCCCGGCGGGTGGCCGGCCGCAGCTGCCGTTCTCCTGGCGCGGGGTCACCGTCCACCGCCGCGGCGCGGGCGAGCTGCGCGTGCGGTTGACCGAAGCCGGGCCGGACACGGTTTCCGTGCAGCTCGACGACGCCGCGGGGCAGCCCGTCGCGCGGGTCGACGCGCTCGCGCTGCGGGAAGCCGTCCTCGACCGCCTCGGCGGCGGGACGCCCGGCGGCGCACTGTTCACTGTGGACTGGTCGCCCGCGCCGGAACCCGAAGAGGCGGGCGATCCGGCTGGAGCGGTCCCGGGGATCCTGGAAGCTCCGGTGCCGCCGGACGCGTCCGGAGAGAGCGCGCCCGGGGAAACTGCGCCCGGAGAAACGGTCGCCGAGCGCGTGCACGACGCGGTGCACGAGACGCTGCGCCTCGTGCGCGCACGGCGGGCGGACGGTCCGATCCTGGTCCGGACCTCGGCCGCGGTGCGGGTCGGGGCCGGTGACTCCGCGCCCGACCCGGCCGCCGCGGCCGCCTGGGGTGTCCTGCGCTCCGCCCGGCTGGAACACCCGGACCGGTTCGTCCTCGTCGACTCCGAAGGAGCCCTCGACGACGTGATGGCCGGCCGGGCGCTGGCCGTCGCCCGCACCACAGGGGAGACCGAGTTCGCGCTGCGCGACGGACAGCTGCTCGTACCGCGGCTGGTCAAGACCGTCGCGGACGCACCCGCCGCGGTGGCGCCGTTCGGACCGGACCCGGCGGCCGGCACGGTGCTCGTGACCGGAGCCACCGGTCTGCTGGGGGGCTGGGTGGCCCGCCACCTGGTGGCCGAACATGGCGTGCGGCACCTCCTGCTCGCCGCGCGGTCCGCGGCCGGGGCGGCGGACTCCGCGCTCGCCCGGGACCTGGCCGCACTGGGCGCGACGGCGCGGTTCGCCGCGTGCGATGTCACCGACCGCGAGCAGCTCGCGCGGTTGGTCGAAGCGATCCCCGCCGAGCGGCCGCTCACCTCGGTCGTCCACGTGGCGGGCGTGGTCCGCGACGGGGTGCTCGAAACGCTCGGCACGGAGCAGGTGGACGAGGTCCTGCGCGCGAAGGTCGATGCTGTCGCCCACCTGCACGAGCTGACGCGGGAGCTGCCGCTCTCGTCGTTCGTGGTGTTCTCCTCGCTCGCGGGCACCCTCGGCTCGGCCGGGCAGGCCAACTACGCGGCCGCGAACGCCGCGGTCGACGCGCTCTGCGAGCAGCGGCACGAGGCCGGGCTACCGGCGTGCTCGTTGGCCTGGGGCCCGTGGGAAGGCAGCGGCGGCATGGTGGCCGCGCTCGCCGAGTCCGACCGCCGGCGGATCGAGCGTGGTGGCCTGCGCCCGCTCACGGAGGAGCAGGGCCTGGCCCTGTTCGACCGCGGTTTGGGCGCGGGTCAGGCGGTGGTCGTGCCTGTGCGGGTGGACACTCGTGCGCTCGAGGAGCTTCCCGCGGGAGCGGTGCCGGCGTTGCTGCGCGGCCTGGTCCGGCCGGGCCGGGCGGTCACCGCACCGGCCGTCGGACCGGCGCTGCGCGACCGGCTGGCCGGACTGTCCGAATTGGACCGAATCACTACGCTCGTGGATCTCGTCCGATCGGAGGCGGCGGCCACGGCGGCGCTGGCCGTGCCGGAGGTCAGCGCCGGGAAGACGTTCGCCACCGTGGGTTTCGACTCGCTGATGGCGCTCGAACTGCGCAACCGCCTCACGCAGGTCACCGGTCTGCGGCTGCCCGCGACCATGATCTTCGACCATCCGACCCCGGCCGCGCTGGCGGAGTTCCTCCGCGCGGAGCTGAAGCTGGATCCCGTCCCGGTGCTCACCCCGGCGTTGACC